From a single Miscanthus floridulus cultivar M001 chromosome 8, ASM1932011v1, whole genome shotgun sequence genomic region:
- the LOC136476615 gene encoding uncharacterized protein: MAFEELLQLLSKTEAVDAKQDEVMRLFMLAAAESLASGELTPGDPEWKAIAARGEALGLEVLAKAAGSVETFTRMAAEFAARPGGEAVAEAHRRLAVSAVALEARAEDYVAFMRGVGALADSDSDSAGRPAARRSRRPNARYFGPEWSN, from the coding sequence ATGGCGTTCGAGGAGCTGCTGCAGCTGCTGTCGAAGACCGAGGCGGTGGACGCGAAGCAGGACGAGGTGATGCGCCTGTTCATGCTAGCCGCGGCCGAGAGCCTCGCGTCGGGGGAGCTCACGCCGGGGGACCCGGAGTGGAAGGCCATCGCAGCGCGCGGGGAGGCGCTCGGGCTCGAGGTGCTCGCCAAGGCGGCGGGATCGGTGGAGACGTTCACGCGGATGGCGGCCGAGTTCGCGGCGAGGCCCGGCGGggaggcggtggcggaggcgcatCGGAGGTTGGCCGTCAGCGCGGTGGCGCTGGAAGCGCGCGCCGAGGACTACGTCGCCTTCATGCGCGGCGTCGGCGCGCTGGCGGACTCGGACTCGGACTCAGCTGGGCGGCCCGCCGCGAGGAGGTCCAGGAGGCCCAACGCTAGATACTTTGGCCCGGAGTGGAGCAACTGA